In a single window of the Cucumis melo cultivar AY chromosome 11, USDA_Cmelo_AY_1.0, whole genome shotgun sequence genome:
- the LOC103496325 gene encoding HVA22-like protein f, translating into MGILGAIAKHLDAIIGPGVMLLYPLYASIRAIESPSSLDDQQWLTYWVIYSLITLFELTFWKILVWIPLWGYIKLVACLWLVLPIFNGAAYIYENIVRQYVKIGRYVNPNYPENQKKVLQMMTLDSRKSVERYIDRYGPDAFERVVKAAEREARKH; encoded by the exons ATGGGTATTCTCGGAGCTATAGCTAAGCATTTGGATGCAATTATTGG GCCTGGAGTTATGCTTCTTTATCCTTT ATACGCATCAATAAGAGCAATTGAGAGTCCTTCAAGCCTTGATGACCAGCAATGGCTGACTTATTGGGTTATATATTCTCTTATAACCCTCTTTGAACTAACATTTTGGAAGATCTTGGTTTG GATTCCACTATGGGGATATATTAAACTGGTGGCTTGTTTGTGGTTGGTTCTACCGATTTTCAATGGGGCAGCTTATATCTATGAGAATATAGTGAGGCAATATGTAAAGATTGGAAGATATGTGAACCCAAACTATCCAGAGAATCAAAAGAAAGTACTTCAGATGATGACTTTGGATTCTAGGAAATCTGTGGAACGTTACATCGATAGATATGGACCGGATGCTTTTGAACGAGTAGTTAAAGCT GCTGAAAGAGAGGCAAGGAAGCACTGA